A genomic segment from Clostridium pasteurianum BC1 encodes:
- the ylqF gene encoding ribosome biogenesis GTPase YlqF translates to MANEINWFPGHMAKTRREIKENLKLVDAVIEIRDSRIVKSSANPEINTICKDKPRIILLNKCDLSEEKVTKGWINTLSKNNVRALAVNSLNGLGLNNIRGELDKLLKEKIDRLKQKGIMNVIIRVMVVGIPNVGKSSFINKMAKNTAAKIGDKPGVTKSKQWIKTKIGIELMDTPGVLWPKFEEKMVGLNLAFTGAIKDEIMDVEELALSLIERLQKYYPDRLIKRYKLDSLEETPLENMENIAKKRGAIISKGNVDYNRVSIMLLDEFRGGKLGPISLERPKE, encoded by the coding sequence ATGGCAAATGAAATAAATTGGTTTCCTGGACATATGGCTAAGACCAGAAGGGAAATAAAAGAAAATTTAAAGTTAGTGGATGCGGTTATTGAAATAAGGGATTCCCGAATAGTAAAATCCAGTGCAAATCCTGAAATTAATACTATTTGTAAGGATAAACCTAGAATAATATTGCTTAATAAATGTGATTTAAGTGAAGAAAAAGTCACTAAGGGGTGGATTAATACATTATCTAAAAATAATGTAAGAGCTTTAGCAGTGAATAGTTTAAATGGGCTAGGTTTAAACAACATAAGAGGAGAACTTGATAAACTTCTTAAGGAAAAGATAGATAGACTTAAACAAAAGGGTATTATGAATGTAATTATAAGGGTTATGGTGGTTGGTATACCTAATGTAGGTAAATCTTCCTTTATAAATAAAATGGCTAAAAACACTGCAGCTAAAATTGGAGATAAACCAGGAGTAACTAAAAGTAAACAATGGATAAAAACCAAAATAGGAATTGAACTAATGGATACCCCAGGGGTATTATGGCCTAAATTTGAAGAAAAAATGGTTGGATTAAATCTAGCTTTTACTGGAGCTATAAAAGATGAAATTATGGACGTAGAAGAGCTTGCTTTAAGTCTCATTGAAAGACTGCAAAAATATTATCCTGATAGATTGATAAAAAGATATAAATTAGACTCTTTAGAGGAAACTCCTTTAGAAAATATGGAGAACATAGCAAAAAAAAGAGGAGCTATTATATCTAAGGGTAATGTTGATTATAATAGAGTATCTATTATGTTACTAGATGAATTTAGAGGAGGAAAATTAGGACCTATTTCCTTAGAACGTCCTAAAGAATAA
- a CDS encoding ribonuclease HII has protein sequence MSFIKIKEYIHNLNIDEYENVAEQLKDDSRKNVQGLVRKLLNLRHKQEQEIIRVRNMYDFDMNFINTGYLAGVDEVGRGPLAGPIVAAAVIMDLNKFHKDMILEINDSKKLSVKKREELSEIIKEKVIDFNIAIIDNGEIDLKGVGICNQQVLKSAVERLKITPDFVISDGYAIKELNIPNTYAVKGDCKSASIACASIVAKVYRDNLMKKYAKIYPQYHFEHNVGYGSKVHIEALKRYGLTPIHRMSFLKNIL, from the coding sequence ATGAGTTTTATAAAAATAAAAGAGTATATACATAATTTAAATATAGATGAATATGAAAATGTGGCTGAACAATTAAAAGATGACAGTAGAAAAAATGTACAGGGATTAGTGAGAAAATTATTAAATTTAAGGCATAAACAAGAGCAAGAAATAATTAGAGTAAGGAATATGTATGATTTTGATATGAACTTTATTAATACTGGATACCTAGCAGGAGTAGATGAGGTTGGAAGAGGTCCTCTTGCAGGACCTATTGTGGCAGCTGCTGTTATCATGGATTTAAATAAATTTCATAAAGATATGATACTGGAAATAAATGATTCTAAAAAATTATCAGTAAAAAAGAGAGAAGAGCTTTCTGAAATAATAAAAGAAAAAGTAATAGATTTTAATATTGCAATAATTGATAATGGAGAAATAGATCTAAAAGGGGTTGGCATTTGTAATCAGCAGGTTTTAAAATCAGCAGTAGAAAGACTTAAAATCACTCCCGATTTTGTTATATCCGATGGATACGCCATAAAAGAACTTAATATACCTAATACATATGCTGTAAAAGGTGATTGTAAAAGTGCCAGTATAGCCTGTGCTTCTATTGTAGCAAAGGTATATAGAGATAATTTAATGAAGAAGTACGCAAAAATATACCCACAATATCATTTTGAGCATAATGTGGGATATGGCAGTAAGGTGCATATAGAAGCATTAAAACGATATGGATTAACTCCTATTCATAGAATGAGCTTCTTGAAAAATATATTATGA